The genomic segment CTCATCGACCCCCGCCGTCTCACCGACTGCCCGCGCGGTCACTTCGTTGTCACCAGTGAGCATCACTACGTGCTCGACGCTCTCCTACCGGCTTCGTCGTGCCGAAGCACAACTAGCCGACGCCTACGCGACTGACCACTCCTCGTCTACCCACCTCTCTTCCCCCGACGCCTGACTGGAGTTGGTACACACCAAACCAAGGGGCTTGGCCTCCGGGGCTGTCTGTGCAGACAGTGATTACGAACGCAGCCGGTTCGGCCGGTCCCGAAACCAGAACCGTGAAGCTCGACGTACCGGGGATGGATTGTCCTTCCTGTGCGGAGAAGATCGTCAACAGTGTCTCGAAACTCGACGGCGTCGTCACCGTCGAACCACAGGTGATGACTGGCACCGTCACCATCGAGTATCTTCCCGAGACAGTTGCGGTGGACACGCTGATCGAACGCGTGCAGGCCGCCGGTTACGATGTCGAGTCGCGCGACGATCGGGAGACCGAACGGTTCGACGTGCCCGCGATGGACTGTGCGTCCTGTGCAGGCAAAATCGAGAACGCCCTCGATGCCGTCGCAGGGATTCGGGAACGTGAAACCCTCCCGACGACCGGTACCGTCATCGTCACCTACGATCCCGGTCAGACCTCGCGTACCGACCTCGTCGCCACCATCGAGAGTGCGGGCTACGAGGTAGAGGAGACCGGTCCGGAGACAACGGAGAAAGACCTCGTCGAGGAGAGCCGGGCGCGAGACGTGTGGCTGAGTCCACGCACACTCAAAACGTGGATCGGGGGTGGACTGTTGCTCGTCGGCCTCGTGCTGGAGTTCCTACTGTCGGGACTCGATGTGACGCTCGCCGCGTTCCTCGGGCGTGAGTTCGGCACCGCCGAACTGTTCTACCTCGCTGGTGCGGTGATCAGCGGCGAGCAAATCCTCCGAAACGGGTACTACTCCGTCCGTACGCGCTCGCTGGACATCGACCTCCTGATGAGTCTCGGCATCCTCGGCGCGATCACCGCGAGCCTCGTCTTCGGTGAGGCGCTCTACCTCGAAGCCGGGATGCTAGCCGTGCTGTTCAGCGTCGCCGAGTTGATGGAGGAGTACGCGATGGATCGCGCCCGCTCCTCGCTCCGCGAGTTGATGGACCTCTCGCCGACGACCGCGACCATCCGTAGGGACGGCGAGGAGACGACTGTCCCGGTCGAGGAACTGCGCGTCGGCGATCGCGCCATCGTGCGTCCCGGTGACCGCATCCCCGCCGACGGGACAGTCGTCGAGGGCGAGAGCGCGGTCAATCAGGCTCCGATCACTGGTGAGAGCGTCCCTGTGGACAAGACGGACGGCGACGAGGTCTACGCGGGGACGATCAACGAGGAAGGCTATCTCGAAGTGGAGGTCACGGCGGAAGCCGAAGACAGCACGCTCGCCCGCATTGTCGAACTCGTTGAAGACGCCCAGCGGGACAAGACCGACCACGAGCAGTTCGTCGACCGGTTTGCCGGGCAGTATACTCCGGTGGTCGTCACGCTGGCAGTCCTCATCGCTGCCGTGCCACCGCTCCTCATCGACGGCTCCGTCTCACTCGGCATCGGCGGGCAGTCGCTCGTGTTCGCTGGCGACTGGGCGACGTGGTTCAAGCGCGGACTAGCACTTCTCGTCCTCTCGTGTCCGTGTGCACTGGTCATCAGCACGCCAGTGAGCGTCGTCTCCGGGATCACTAGCGCCGCGAAGAACGGCGTTCTCATCAAAGGCGGGAAGCACCTCGAATCGGTCGGGACGGTGAAAGCCGCCGCGTTCGATAAGACGGGAACGCTCACGCACGGCGAGCTCACCGTTACTGACGTCGTGCCCGCCGGTGGCGAGTCCCGAGAGTCGGTGCTGTCCGTGGCAGCGAGTCTGGAGGCACGCAGCGAACACCCGATCGCGGAAGCGATCGTGGGCGCTGCTGACGAGGCGGACGTCGCGACCGGCGACGTTTCCGCGTTCGAGAGCCTGACCGGGAAGGGCGTCCGGGCTGATCTGGACGGCGAGACGTACTTCGCCGGGAAGCCTGCCCTATTCGAGGAGTTGGGTCTTTCCCTCGACACCATCCGTGTCGCGTCCGATGGTGGCGTCGCGATCGAGGACTCCGGCAGTCACGAGACCGCCGTCGCTGGCGGGAAGACCATCGAAGAGTTGCAGGGCGACGGGAAGACCGTCATCCTCGTCGGTACTGAGGATCGGATCGTCGGCGTCGTCGCGGTGGCCGACGAGGTACGCCCGGAGGCGAAGCGAGCGATCGAGCGGTTCCACGACCTCGGCGTCGAGCACGTAGTGATGCTCACTGGTGACAACGAAGTGACCGCGCGGGCAGTCGGTGAGACGGCGGGCGTCGATGAGGTGCGTGCCGAGCTGTTGCCCGAGGAGAAAGCCGAGACAGTGGCCGCACTGGACGAGGAGTTCGGCGGAGTGATGATGGTCGGCGATGGAGTCAACGACGCGCCGGCGCTTGCGACGGCGACGGTCGGGGTAGCGATGGGTGCGGCGGGGACTGACACGGCAGTCGAGTCGGCAGACGTCGCGCTGATGGGCGACGAGCTATCGAAACTCCCGTATCTATACGCGCTGTCGGGGAAAGCAAACGGCGTCATTCGAGAGAACATCTGGGGGAGTATCGGTGTGAAGGCGCTGTTGGCCGTGGGCGTCCCCTTTGGACTGGTGAACGTCGCAGTCGCCGTCGTCGTCGGTGACATGGGGATGAGCCTCGGCGTGACGACGAATGCGCTTCGACTAGCGAGAATCAACCCCGACCGTTTCGAGTGACGATCTCGGCCGATACCTGCTCTCGCCCCGTTGAAATAACCCGGCTGCGTTGCTGAAATCGTGAGAACCCTCCGCTGAATAGACCCGCTGCATCCCGTACGGCGATTTTGACAGCCATCGGAAAGTATGCAGACCAAGATCTGGATCCGATTGCCAGTCACCATACCGTTCTCCCGATCACAACCGTTACCGGACAACACCGCCCGAGCTCTCGGCACTCCCTACAGTCGTGCCTTCGCCCTTCATCCACCAGGAGAGCGTGGCTCTCCTGAGCCTCGACTCGCTGCGTTCGTCGAGACACCAGGACCGCACCGCCACCCCATCGCAGCAACCGCTGTCGGCCGCAAGCCACACCAGCCGCAAAAACCGGGAACCGTTTTTACCGATCGCGTTCGGAGGGTGGTCATGCGCGAAGCGGACGAGGACGCAACGACGCGACAGCGGATCGCGGAGCACCTCCGCGGCGAGACGGCACCGCCGAGCATGCTGGCCGAGGAGTTCGCGATCACGACCGAGGCGGTGCTGGAGCACGTCGAGCACATCGCCCAGTCGCTCGAAACCGAGGACGAACAGCTCCTCGTTGCCCCGCCGGAGTGTCGCGACTGCGGGTTTTCGGCGTTCGACGACCACGCGAACCGCCCCTCGCGGTGTCCCGAGTGCCGAAGCGAGGCCATCGAGGAGCCGCTCTTCCGGGTCGAGTGACGTGAGCGCCGTGAGAGCCGGATTTCGGGAACGGCGTCAGGTCCCGGAGAAGTCGATCCGTCCGCGCGAGGAGAGGTCGTGTTCGCCCGACGGCCCCAGCTTCTCGAACTCGTAGTCGGGTTCCGTGAGGTAGACTGCGCCGTTCTCCACGGTGACGTCGACTGAGTCGAGCGTCGCACCCTCACAGGGACCGGTCGTACAGTAGCCCGTCGCCTGCTCGAACAGCGCGCCGTGGCGCTGACACAGGAGCTCGCCGTCACGTATCGCCGCGCCGTCGCCCGAATCCAGCCTGACGTCGGTCCAGTGCTGGCAGTGGTTCCGATACGCCGCAACCCCGTCGGCGAGCCTCGTCAGGATGGCTTCCTCACGGTCGAACCCATCGCGAATCGTGAAGAGGAGCGTGTCGTCGACGGCGATCTCGTCGAGGGCGACGATCCGGCGCGCAGCGTCCATGCCGGTCGTCCATCCGCTTCGGGTTTGAATCACTCGTAATGCGCTTGCTCGACTCGCTCGTCGAACAGCCGCGAGAGCAGTCGCGTCATCGGTCCGCCGCCGACCGCGACCCCGTCGGCGCGCGCGATCGGCCGGAGTTCCCACGTCGTGTTGGTGAGAAACGCCTCGTCGGCCTCGCGAACGGCGGCAGTCGTGTACTGACCGGTTTCGACGGAAAAATCCTCGTCGGCGGCGAGATCGAGCACGACCGACCGCGTGATCCCGGGGAGCAGCGGCCCGTCGGTGCTTGGCGTCTTGAGCGTCCCGTCGTCGACGAAGAAGACGTTGCTCGTCGCGCCCTCCGTGAGGTTTCCCTCGCCGTCGCGCACCAGGGCCTCGTCCGCACGATACTCCTCGTTCGCCGCCCGCCGGAGTTCGAGCCGTGCGAGGATTCCGTCGAGGTAGTTGTGGGTCTTGGCGTCGCTCGGCATCGCCGCGTCCGGCACCGCGCGGGTTTTGACGGTCTGGACCGTCGCTGGACCGTCCCACACCGATTCGCCCGCGAGACCGCCCCGGGGGAGCTCCTCGACGATGATTACTACTGTTGGATCGACGTCCGATGCGGGCGTGAGCCGTCCCATCCCCGCTCCACGAGTCACCGACAGCCGAACGTACGCCTCGTCGAGATCGTTCGCGGCGAGCGTCGCCCGAACCCGCTCCCGAAGGTCGTTGGGCACCGCGTCGCCGAAGCCCAGCTGTTCGGCGGTCCGGCGGAGCCGTGCCTCGTGGGCATCCCACTCAAAGACCGACCCACTGTAGGATCGAAGGGTTTCGAACGCGGCGTCGCCGTAGCGAAACCCCCGATCGCGGACGCTTACGCTCGCCTCGTCGGCGGGCACGAGGTCGCCGTCGACGTGGTACTTCATCCGGCGTCTCTCCGCTGAGGTGTCTCGCGTCGTCGGCAGTACCGCGTCGTGACCACTTGCACGCTGCCTACTGCTGACGAGCCTTCGCGCGCTCGGTCCAGCGATCGAGCCGGCTCGCGGAGATGTCGGTCTCGTCGGCGAGAGTCTCCGAGTCGGCGTCAGCGAGGTCGGCGACGGTCTCGACGCCGACGGATTCGAGCTGTTCGGCGTAGGACGGTCCGATGCCCTTGAGCACGTCCACGTCGTGTCCGGCGGTATCGCCCGGCTCCTCGTCGGTCGGCCCCGCGGCCTCGGCGTCTTCGGCCGCCGAGATCGAGTCGTTCGTCTCCTCGGTGATCGAGCCGGTCGAGCCCGCGGCGTCGGTCCCGGCGGCAGCGCTCTCGTCGGCGGTGTCGACCGCATCGCCCGCGTCGTCGACGGCGGTTTCGTCCTCGTCGACATTTTCGGTCGGGGTGGTTTCGCCTGCGGGCTCGGACGGCTCGGCGTCGTCGGTCGTCGGCCCGGTCACTTCGCCCGGCTCCGCCCCACCTTCCGCATCCTCGTCGACAATCGATTCGGTCGATCCCGTGGCGTCGGTCCCCGCAGCGGCGGGCTCGTCCGCCCCGCTGCCGGTATCGCTCGTGTCTGTTCCCTTGACCGCGTCCTCCGAGCCCGTCTCCGGGGCTGTCTCCGAATCACGTTCGTCCGGTTCGCGTTCGACCGTCATACCGCCGCGTTCGTCGCTCGATCGGTCGTCGCCCGAATCCCGGCCGTCGATCCCGAGCATCGACTTGATGGTATCCAGCAGCGTCATGGATCGGGATTGTCTCCCCCCGGACTTAAATACGTGCCCGAAGCGCTTCGTTCATCACGTCGATCGGCGCATCCTGGCCGATCCACCGCTCGAACGCCGCGACGCCCTGATACAGCAGCATCCACCCGCCGTCGATGGTGGTCGCGCCAACCGTCGCAGCGTCTCGGAGCAGTCGAGTCTCGATCGGCGAGTACACCGCATCGAGGACGGCGAGATCGGCGTGAAGCGCCTCGGCAGGGATCGGCGTTTCGTTCGCCTCCATTCCGACGCTCGTGGCGTTCACCACCACGTCGGCGTCGGCGACGAGCCGTTCGAGCGGCGCGAGTCCGTGCCCGCTCGCGCCATCGACTTCTGCCGCGAGTGCGTCTGCACGTTCCACGGTGCGGTTGGCGATGGCGACCGACATCCCCGCATCGGCGAGCGCGAACGCCGCTGCACGGCCTGCCCCGCCCGCTCCGACGACGACCGCTCGTCCGTTGAGCGCCACGCCGTGATAGTCGAACGCCCGTCCGACGCCCTCGGCGTCGGTGTTGTGACCCGTCGGCATCGACGCTCGGTCGTCGGGACCGCCGAAATCGATGGTGTTGACCGCACCGATCCGCGTCGCGAGGTCGTCGGGATCGACGTGATCGAGAGCGTCCTGCTTGAACGGGATCGTGACGTTCAGCCCCTCGATCCCGAGCGCTCGTGCGCCCTCGATGGCCGCTTCGAGATCGTCGGGAGCGGGCTCGAACGTGACGTACCGTGCGTCGATCCCGCACTCGTCGTAGGCCGCCTCGTGCATCGGTGGCGACAGCGAGTGGGAGACGGGATTGCCGACCAGCCCGAACACCTGCATGGGCGAGCGTCGTGAGCCGAAGCGATAAACGGGACGGTCGGCGAACGGCGGCGCTGCACGCGACAGCAAAAGAGATAGGTATGCCCCCCTCGCGATTTCCGGTAATGCTCGACCGTTTTCGCCATCCACTTGCTGCCGTCGCCGCGGCGCTGTTGCTGACGGTGCCGTTCGTGGCGACGTTCGTCTCCTACGGCGGATACATGACCATCCACCCGGGCGAGAACATCGCCCCGGGAACGGCGGTCGTCGTCGCCGGACTGGCCGTTCTCGGGGCCGCCTTCCTGCTCGCGTGGGGAGCCGAGACCGCAGAGAAGGACGTGCCGCGCGCGTTCGCCATCGCGGTGCTGGCAGTGCTCGCCGTCGCGCCGGAGTACGCCGTCGACGCGCTCTATGCGTGGAACGCCGGTGCGTTCGAGGGGACCGCACAGGGCATGGCCAACGCCAACCTCGCGGTCGCCAATATGACCGGCGCGAACCGCATTCTCATCGGTCTCGGCTGGGCCGGTATCGCCCTTTTTACCGTGTATCGGGCGCGAAACGCCGACGATCCCGCGGTCGATCACCGTTCGGGGTTCCTGAAAAGCGCCGTCACGCTCGATCGTGACCTCGCGCTCGAAATCTCCTTCCTGCTCGCGGCGACCCTCTTTGCCTTCCTCGTTCCGCTGAGCGGAACGACGTTCAGCGGCGGCGGCCCGATCGGCGGTATCGGGTTGCTCGATACGCTCGTCCTCGTCGGGCTCTACGTCCTCTATATCGCCATCATCATCCGCGGCGACGTCGAAGAGGGCGAAGAACACGTCGGCGTGCCCGCCTATCTCCAGTCGTGGTCGAAGGGACCGCGCATCGCCAGCGTTCTCGCGCTCTTCACCTACTCGGGTGTCCTGATCTTCATCGCCGTCGAACCGTTCGCCGTCGGTCTCGAACAGCTGGGTCTCCAGTACGGCATCCCCGAGTTCTTCATGATTCAGTGGCTCGCGCCGCTCGCGAGCGAGAGCCCGGAGCTCATCGTCGTCGCCTACCTCGTGAACAAGGCGCGCTCGACCGCGGGGTTCAACGCGCTCATCTCCTCGAAACTCAACCAGTGGACCCTGCTCATCGGTACGCTCGCGGTGGTCTATTCCATCGCGGCCGGCCACCTCGGGGGGCTGCCGTTCGACGAGAAGCAGGTCGCCGAAATCTGGATCACCGCTGCCCAGAGTCTCTTCGCGATCGCGCTTCTGACCAATTTCGAGATCAGCATGCGCGAGGCGATCGGTCTACTCGTCCTGTTCGTCTCGCAGGTCGGTATCGAGTTCGCCATCATTCAGACGGTGGCCGAACCGCAGGCGACCACGCTGAGCATCAACATCCTCTACGTCTATACGGCGATATATCTCGTTCTCGGCGCGTGGCTGTTCTACACCCGCCGCGACGCGCTGGCCGACCTCCTCGGACGGACGACCACGATCGCTCGGGAGGCCGTCGGATCGGGAAGCACCCAGCCGGAACGGGCCGACTGAAAACCGAAACGAACGGGTTTCCCCGCTCGACCACCACGTCTCGACATGATCGGTATCGTCGTCAGTCGCGCCGATCCGGCGTCGGTCCACATCGGCGATCACCTGCTCGAACTCGATGACTGGGGCCGAACGACGGACGACACCCGTCCCGACGGCGAGGGCGGCGGCACCGTCCACCGTACGCCAGGGTTCGAACTCCGCACGTTCGACGATCTCCACCTCGATCTCGAGGGCGTGGCCGACGTCTTCGCCGACCCCGAGTTCGTGGTGTTCGCCTCGAAACACGCCGGCGACACCGGGCCGCTCCTGACCGCCCACCACACCGGAAACTTCGGTCCCGCCGACCACGGTGGTGCGGACGGCGAACTCGCCCATTCCTGTGCGAACGCCCAGGCCCGAGTGCTCGATGCGCTCCGCGAACACGCGCCATCGGGGTACGACGTCGGAATGGAGGGCACCCACCACGGCCCCACCGATGTCGGCGCACCCTCGATGTTCGTCGAACTGGGGAGTGGAGAAACCGAATGGGACGATCCCGACGGCGCACGGGCCGTCGCACGCGCCGTCCTCGATCTGCGAGGAGTCGGGCCGTATCGCGATCGCCAGGTGGTGGGGTTCGGCGGTGGCCACTACGTCCCCCGGTTCGAGCGCGTGGTACGCGAGACCGACTGGGCAGTGGGTCACATCGGCGTGGACT from the Halococcus salifodinae DSM 8989 genome contains:
- a CDS encoding helix-hairpin-helix domain-containing protein, yielding MTLLDTIKSMLGIDGRDSGDDRSSDERGGMTVEREPDERDSETAPETGSEDAVKGTDTSDTGSGADEPAAAGTDATGSTESIVDEDAEGGAEPGEVTGPTTDDAEPSEPAGETTPTENVDEDETAVDDAGDAVDTADESAAAGTDAAGSTGSITEETNDSISAAEDAEAAGPTDEEPGDTAGHDVDVLKGIGPSYAEQLESVGVETVADLADADSETLADETDISASRLDRWTERAKARQQ
- a CDS encoding shikimate dehydrogenase; protein product: MQVFGLVGNPVSHSLSPPMHEAAYDECGIDARYVTFEPAPDDLEAAIEGARALGIEGLNVTIPFKQDALDHVDPDDLATRIGAVNTIDFGGPDDRASMPTGHNTDAEGVGRAFDYHGVALNGRAVVVGAGGAGRAAAFALADAGMSVAIANRTVERADALAAEVDGASGHGLAPLERLVADADVVVNATSVGMEANETPIPAEALHADLAVLDAVYSPIETRLLRDAATVGATTIDGGWMLLYQGVAAFERWIGQDAPIDVMNEALRARI
- a CDS encoding Rieske (2Fe-2S) protein, which gives rise to MDAARRIVALDEIAVDDTLLFTIRDGFDREEAILTRLADGVAAYRNHCQHWTDVRLDSGDGAAIRDGELLCQRHGALFEQATGYCTTGPCEGATLDSVDVTVENGAVYLTEPDYEFEKLGPSGEHDLSSRGRIDFSGT
- a CDS encoding aminotransferase class IV is translated as MKYHVDGDLVPADEASVSVRDRGFRYGDAAFETLRSYSGSVFEWDAHEARLRRTAEQLGFGDAVPNDLRERVRATLAANDLDEAYVRLSVTRGAGMGRLTPASDVDPTVVIIVEELPRGGLAGESVWDGPATVQTVKTRAVPDAAMPSDAKTHNYLDGILARLELRRAANEEYRADEALVRDGEGNLTEGATSNVFFVDDGTLKTPSTDGPLLPGITRSVVLDLAADEDFSVETGQYTTAAVREADEAFLTNTTWELRPIARADGVAVGGGPMTRLLSRLFDERVEQAHYE
- a CDS encoding heavy metal translocating P-type ATPase: MITNAAGSAGPETRTVKLDVPGMDCPSCAEKIVNSVSKLDGVVTVEPQVMTGTVTIEYLPETVAVDTLIERVQAAGYDVESRDDRETERFDVPAMDCASCAGKIENALDAVAGIRERETLPTTGTVIVTYDPGQTSRTDLVATIESAGYEVEETGPETTEKDLVEESRARDVWLSPRTLKTWIGGGLLLVGLVLEFLLSGLDVTLAAFLGREFGTAELFYLAGAVISGEQILRNGYYSVRTRSLDIDLLMSLGILGAITASLVFGEALYLEAGMLAVLFSVAELMEEYAMDRARSSLRELMDLSPTTATIRRDGEETTVPVEELRVGDRAIVRPGDRIPADGTVVEGESAVNQAPITGESVPVDKTDGDEVYAGTINEEGYLEVEVTAEAEDSTLARIVELVEDAQRDKTDHEQFVDRFAGQYTPVVVTLAVLIAAVPPLLIDGSVSLGIGGQSLVFAGDWATWFKRGLALLVLSCPCALVISTPVSVVSGITSAAKNGVLIKGGKHLESVGTVKAAAFDKTGTLTHGELTVTDVVPAGGESRESVLSVAASLEARSEHPIAEAIVGAADEADVATGDVSAFESLTGKGVRADLDGETYFAGKPALFEELGLSLDTIRVASDGGVAIEDSGSHETAVAGGKTIEELQGDGKTVILVGTEDRIVGVVAVADEVRPEAKRAIERFHDLGVEHVVMLTGDNEVTARAVGETAGVDEVRAELLPEEKAETVAALDEEFGGVMMVGDGVNDAPALATATVGVAMGAAGTDTAVESADVALMGDELSKLPYLYALSGKANGVIRENIWGSIGVKALLAVGVPFGLVNVAVAVVVGDMGMSLGVTTNALRLARINPDRFE
- a CDS encoding sodium/calcium exchanger membrane subunit — its product is MLDRFRHPLAAVAAALLLTVPFVATFVSYGGYMTIHPGENIAPGTAVVVAGLAVLGAAFLLAWGAETAEKDVPRAFAIAVLAVLAVAPEYAVDALYAWNAGAFEGTAQGMANANLAVANMTGANRILIGLGWAGIALFTVYRARNADDPAVDHRSGFLKSAVTLDRDLALEISFLLAATLFAFLVPLSGTTFSGGGPIGGIGLLDTLVLVGLYVLYIAIIIRGDVEEGEEHVGVPAYLQSWSKGPRIASVLALFTYSGVLIFIAVEPFAVGLEQLGLQYGIPEFFMIQWLAPLASESPELIVVAYLVNKARSTAGFNALISSKLNQWTLLIGTLAVVYSIAAGHLGGLPFDEKQVAEIWITAAQSLFAIALLTNFEISMREAIGLLVLFVSQVGIEFAIIQTVAEPQATTLSINILYVYTAIYLVLGAWLFYTRRDALADLLGRTTTIAREAVGSGSTQPERAD
- a CDS encoding D-aminoacyl-tRNA deacylase — its product is MIGIVVSRADPASVHIGDHLLELDDWGRTTDDTRPDGEGGGTVHRTPGFELRTFDDLHLDLEGVADVFADPEFVVFASKHAGDTGPLLTAHHTGNFGPADHGGADGELAHSCANAQARVLDALREHAPSGYDVGMEGTHHGPTDVGAPSMFVELGSGETEWDDPDGARAVARAVLDLRGVGPYRDRQVVGFGGGHYVPRFERVVRETDWAVGHIGVDWALDAMGDPADDRDVLRRAFEQSGATRALVEGERPDLVSAIEALGYRVVTETWLRETTGCLLYTSLMA
- a CDS encoding transcriptional regulator, which codes for MREADEDATTRQRIAEHLRGETAPPSMLAEEFAITTEAVLEHVEHIAQSLETEDEQLLVAPPECRDCGFSAFDDHANRPSRCPECRSEAIEEPLFRVE